In Nitrospira sp., one genomic interval encodes:
- a CDS encoding IS3 family transposase (programmed frameshift) — translation MKRTRRNHGATFKAQVALAAVKGDKTVAELAEQFRVHPTQITEWKQQLLARAADVFGGSKPPSEAPDLKTLHAKIGQLTLENDFLGRRAHQGGLAERKAMSDRTHPLPIGRQCQVLQLARSTAYYQSKPVSAATLALMRRIDELHLQYPFAGARMLRDLLRQEGHAIGRRQVATLMRRMGIAAIYRKPRTSQRHPAHRIYPYLLRQLTITRPNHVWASDITYIPMRRGFVYLCAILDWASRRVLAWRLSNTLTTDFCVEAVREAVTRYGTPEIFNTDQGCQFTSQEFTGFLKDQGIQISMDGTGRWRDNVFVERLWRSLKYEEVYLHAYETVRDAQDGMVRYLTFYNQLRPHRALDGRTPDRVYWESVPARPTAA, via the exons ATGAAGAGGACGAGACGGAACCACGGAGCGACCTTTAAGGCCCAGGTGGCCTTGGCCGCAGTCAAAGGTGACAAGACGGTGGCCGAGTTGGCCGAGCAGTTCAGGGTCCATCCCACCCAGATCACCGAATGGAAGCAACAGCTGCTGGCTCGGGCGGCGGATGTGTTTGGCGGCTCAAAACCGCCGTCGGAGGCGCCGGATCTCAAGACCCTGCATGCCAAGATCGGGCAACTGACCCTCGAGAATGATTTTTTAG GAAGGCGCGCTCACCAAGGCGGGCTTGCTGAGCGCAAAGCGATGAGTGATCGCACCCATCCATTACCGATCGGGCGACAATGCCAGGTGCTGCAGCTGGCCCGGTCGACCGCGTACTACCAATCGAAGCCTGTCTCCGCCGCGACGCTGGCACTCATGCGCCGGATCGACGAGCTCCATCTGCAGTATCCGTTTGCTGGCGCTCGCATGCTGCGGGATTTGTTACGGCAGGAGGGCCATGCCATTGGGAGACGACAGGTCGCGACGCTGATGCGACGGATGGGCATCGCGGCGATCTATCGGAAGCCGAGGACCAGCCAGCGGCATCCTGCCCATCGGATTTATCCCTATCTGCTGCGTCAGCTGACGATCACGCGGCCGAATCATGTGTGGGCGTCTGATATCACGTACATTCCGATGCGGCGTGGCTTCGTGTATTTATGCGCGATTCTCGATTGGGCCAGTCGCCGGGTGTTGGCGTGGCGGCTGTCCAACACGTTGACCACAGACTTCTGCGTGGAGGCGGTACGGGAGGCAGTCACCCGGTATGGCACACCCGAGATCTTCAACACGGATCAAGGCTGCCAGTTCACCAGCCAGGAATTCACCGGGTTTCTCAAAGACCAGGGTATCCAGATCAGTATGGATGGGACGGGACGGTGGCGGGACAATGTGTTTGTCGAACGGCTGTGGCGGAGCCTCAAATACGAAGAGGTCTATCTGCACGCGTACGAGACCGTCCGAGACGCCCAGGACGGGATGGTACGGTATCTGACCTTCTATAATCAGCTCAGGCCGCATCGCGCGCTTGACGGACGCACGCCCGATCGCGTGTACTGGGAGAGCGTGCCTGCACGGCCTACGGCCGCGTAG
- a CDS encoding GNAT family N-acetyltransferase yields MFRATVDLYETVGFDVPWIGYLALADETPVGACGFKSLPENGRVEIAYFMFPECAGLGFASAMAARLVALARQHEPSVVVAAQTLPVRNASHRVLEKFGFQHVETIEHPEGGLV; encoded by the coding sequence GTGTTCAGAGCGACCGTCGATCTCTACGAGACCGTCGGTTTTGACGTACCCTGGATTGGTTACCTTGCTCTGGCAGATGAGACACCTGTGGGCGCGTGTGGATTCAAATCGCTGCCGGAGAATGGACGGGTAGAGATTGCCTATTTTATGTTCCCGGAATGTGCGGGGCTCGGATTCGCCTCTGCAATGGCTGCGAGACTCGTAGCGTTGGCGAGGCAGCACGAGCCCTCTGTCGTCGTGGCAGCCCAGACATTACCGGTACGCAATGCGTCGCATCGAGTTCTTGAAAAATTTGGATTTCAGCATGTGGAAACTATCGAGCATCCGGAGGGCGGACTCGTTTGA
- a CDS encoding S8 family serine peptidase, translating to MNKKLDPGLRSKLRAKQATGEMAIAAPTTRSRAKSEQVGVIVAFTGNVDDLTAAGFVRRTLVRHPRKGYSVATGVIAFDRLDDLAAITHVTTVEGPRRMHRELNFSLKEIRATAVHSGPHSRKGKGIVVGIIDSGIDWRHGSFVDASGKSRILAIWDQMLDFRAGDTRGPNNIGVVYDQDQITQALKGRATVRTKDVDASNNREGHGTHVAGIAAGNGRPPTCCHVSQTYVGVAPEAELIVVRYDYTDEEEIGENQRLIEAIDFIFGFLSSIDKPKVINISQGDNLGPHDGTSAVELAIDAHVETGDFLHHPQIVVKSAGNEGGMLRHVQGRVPGNGNLEVEFEVPNGRRRDALLDLWYDRAGTLNLTVTAPGGTASGVVNHGTDLPANAAAPPFIANPTAAANRQTHVTVDGTINGEHDRNNNFRITLERPRRGAMLNGSWKLTLANPNATPVDFHCWIERGKNTPWFLPSKTPDDGKVRASLDATLSIPGTASQVITVANHASRTSRCDCWPSTGIVSSSSRGPVARGAATNQKPDIAAPGLEITSAKADAANLRGRCCDCCPDACCCLYEDLTGTSMAAPHVAGAIALLLEENPRLTRADIVRHLQATARERPAGGWDATWGGGKLNVQAAIEAVRAEAAGGGPGGGGGGGGAPRMIPPSAFTGSPAPFTSWLRTLRERLKDYPEGEHVAAAMSRHFSEARRLINSNRRIATMWHRAAGPTLLRRLIHGPRTGDGPLPIEKESASRYLDRCLDLLARQGSPRLRQSLDRYRSFVPMLLTESFPVSIEPRSLPRP from the coding sequence ATGAACAAAAAACTCGATCCCGGACTGCGGTCGAAACTCCGCGCCAAACAGGCCACCGGTGAGATGGCCATAGCCGCGCCCACAACACGCTCCCGCGCAAAGAGTGAGCAGGTGGGAGTCATCGTCGCCTTCACCGGCAACGTGGATGACCTGACCGCCGCCGGCTTCGTGCGACGTACGCTCGTCCGCCATCCTCGCAAGGGCTACAGCGTCGCCACCGGCGTCATCGCTTTCGACCGGCTCGACGACCTGGCCGCCATCACCCACGTCACCACCGTGGAGGGGCCGCGCCGCATGCATCGCGAACTCAACTTCAGCTTGAAGGAAATCCGCGCCACCGCCGTGCACAGCGGCCCCCACTCGCGTAAGGGCAAAGGCATCGTCGTCGGCATCATCGACAGCGGCATCGACTGGCGGCACGGTTCGTTTGTCGACGCGAGTGGAAAATCGAGGATTCTCGCGATCTGGGATCAAATGTTGGACTTTCGAGCGGGCGACACGAGAGGGCCCAACAATATCGGCGTCGTCTACGATCAAGACCAAATCACTCAAGCGCTCAAGGGCCGAGCCACCGTCCGCACCAAAGATGTCGATGCCAGCAACAACCGGGAGGGCCACGGTACCCATGTCGCGGGCATCGCCGCCGGCAACGGCAGACCTCCGACCTGCTGCCACGTCAGCCAAACCTATGTGGGCGTGGCACCGGAGGCCGAACTCATCGTCGTTCGCTACGACTATACCGACGAAGAGGAGATCGGCGAAAACCAACGTCTCATCGAAGCCATCGACTTCATCTTCGGCTTTCTCAGCAGCATCGACAAACCGAAGGTCATCAACATCAGCCAAGGCGACAACCTGGGGCCCCATGACGGCACGAGCGCCGTCGAGTTGGCGATCGACGCCCACGTGGAAACCGGCGACTTCCTGCACCATCCGCAGATCGTCGTCAAATCGGCCGGTAACGAAGGCGGCATGTTGCGACACGTGCAAGGTCGCGTGCCGGGCAACGGCAATCTGGAGGTGGAATTCGAAGTCCCGAACGGTCGCAGGCGCGATGCGTTGCTCGACCTCTGGTACGACCGGGCCGGCACGCTCAACCTGACGGTCACCGCGCCAGGCGGCACCGCCAGCGGCGTCGTCAACCATGGCACCGACCTCCCGGCCAACGCCGCCGCGCCGCCCTTCATCGCCAATCCCACAGCTGCCGCCAACCGGCAAACCCACGTGACGGTGGACGGCACCATCAACGGCGAACATGACCGGAACAACAACTTCCGCATCACCCTGGAACGTCCCCGTCGTGGCGCCATGCTCAACGGCTCGTGGAAGCTGACCCTCGCCAATCCCAACGCTACGCCCGTCGATTTTCACTGTTGGATCGAACGCGGCAAAAACACGCCCTGGTTCCTGCCCTCGAAAACTCCGGATGACGGCAAGGTCCGCGCGAGTCTCGACGCCACGCTCAGCATTCCCGGCACCGCGTCCCAAGTCATCACGGTCGCCAACCATGCCTCACGCACGAGCCGCTGCGATTGCTGGCCGTCGACCGGGATCGTCTCTTCTTCCAGTCGGGGCCCCGTCGCGAGGGGTGCCGCGACCAACCAGAAACCGGACATCGCCGCACCGGGATTAGAGATCACATCCGCCAAGGCCGATGCCGCCAACCTGCGGGGTCGCTGTTGCGACTGTTGCCCCGATGCCTGCTGTTGTCTGTATGAAGACCTGACCGGCACCAGCATGGCGGCCCCGCACGTGGCGGGGGCCATCGCGCTGCTTTTGGAGGAAAATCCTCGGCTCACCAGGGCCGACATCGTCCGCCACTTGCAGGCGACGGCACGCGAAAGACCGGCCGGCGGATGGGACGCGACCTGGGGCGGTGGAAAGCTCAATGTCCAAGCCGCCATCGAGGCCGTGCGCGCGGAAGCCGCCGGCGGCGGGCCCGGAGGCGGTGGAGGAGGCGGCGGCGCGCCTCGGATGATTCCGCCCTCGGCCTTCACGGGCAGTCCCGCGCCGTTCACCTCCTGGCTCCGCACGCTCCGGGAGCGGCTCAAGGACTATCCGGAAGGCGAGCACGTCGCCGCCGCCATGAGCCGACACTTCAGCGAAGCCCGGCGACTGATCAACAGCAATCGGCGCATCGCGACCATGTGGCATCGCGCGGCGGGACCGACGCTCCTGCGCCGCCTCATCCACGGCCCGAGGACCGGTGACGGCCCCCTGCCGATCGAGAAAGAATCGGCCTCTCGATACCTCGACCGCTGCCTGGATCTGCTGGCCCGACAGGGCAGCCCGAGATTGCGGCAGAGTCTCGACCGGTACCGATCGTTCGTGCCTATGCTGCTGACGGAGAGTTTCCCTGTCTCAATCGAACCACGGAGCTTGCCTCGACCATGA